A genomic stretch from Malus domestica chromosome 15, GDT2T_hap1 includes:
- the LOC108172992 gene encoding uncharacterized protein: MASHSKWENPNHPLYLHHSDQPGAILVPQPLVEDNYNTWVQSMSMALTVKNKLGFVDGTINKPSEDNFEELQQWNRCNNLVKTWLLGSMSKEISGSVINYKDARQMWTDLQERFSHVNIVQLFHVENEIHDCVQSNMSVSSYFTKLKSLWDERDTLGSIPACSCGTKNEMNSYVETQKTMKFLMGLNESYATVRSNTLLLEPLPTVNKAYALVLRHERQAEVSNRKITQLETAVFAVKNLSREPTPEDKEMRCGKCNKTNHITKNCRAHLKCTFCGWKGHTFDFCRKRKAATETESNRLFSSKGNQVSQSNKQETVPNFPFSQEDCKQILQMLNKNKSSFANQVSNLPSHEELSGPSLGEDDWDRN; this comes from the exons ATGGCCTCTCATTCAAAATGGGAAAATCCCAACCACCCGCTCTATCTCCACCACTCGGATCAACCTGGTGCAATCCTCGTACCACAACCATTGGTGGAAGACAACTACAACACATGGGTTCAATCCATGAGTATGGCTTTAACGGTCAAGAACAAacttggttttgttgatggaACGATCAACAAACCAAGTGAGGATAATTTTGAGGAGCTGCAGCAATGGAATCGCTGCAACAACTTGGTCAAGACATGGCTACTAGGCTCCATGTCAAAGGAGATTTCAGGGAGTGTCATCAACTACAAGGATGCTCGACAAATGTGGACCGATCTGCAGGAGAGGTTCTCACATGTGAATATAGTTCAGCTGTTCCATGTTGAGAACGAGATCCATGATTGCGTCCAAAGCAATATGAGTGTAAGTTCTTACTTCACTAAACTTAAAAGTTTATGGGATGAACGTGATACTTTGGGTTCCATTCCAGCATGCAGTTGTGGAACAAAGAATGAGATGAACTCATATGTTGAAACTCAGAAAACCATGAAGTTCCTTATGGGGCTGAACGAATCGTACGCTACGGTTCGAAGCAATACTCTTCTTCTTGAACCACTGCCTACGGTGAACAAGGCATATGCGTTGGTCCTTCGACATGAACGCCAGGCAGAGGTTTCCAATAGGAAAATCACACAACTAGAAACTGCTGTCTTTGCAGTGAAGAATCTGTCGCGAGAACCTACACCTGAAGACAAGGAGATGCGATGTGGAAAGTGCAATAAAACCAATCACATCACCAAAAATTGTCGTGCACATCTCAAGTGCACTTTTTGCGGATGGAAAGGCCACACGTTCGATTTCTGTCGAAAACGGAAAGCAGCCACAGAGACCGAATCCAATCGTCTCTTTTCTTCAAAAGGGAATCAAGTTTCACAAAGTAACAAGCAAGAGACAGTGCCTAATTTCCCGTTCTCTCAGGAGGACTGCAAGCAAATCCTTCAGATGTTGAACAAGAACAAATCATCATTTGCCAATCAAGTCAGTAATCTTCCTAGTCATGAAGAACTTTCAG GACCTTCGCTCGGGGAAGATGATTGGGACAGGAACTGA
- the LOC103402068 gene encoding oligopeptide transporter 2-like, with protein MGTQVTTLEVEAAAKTKLDESENDDDVSSVEQVRLTVSNEDDSSLPVWTFRMWTIGMLSCILLSFLNTFFSYRTEPLVISMISVQVASLPIGRFMARTLPRRKVWIRGKSYSLNPGEFNVKEHVLISIFANAGAGFGSGPAYAVNIVTIIKAFYGRKISFFASWALVITTQVLGYGWAGIIRKYVVDPGAMWWPSSLVQVSLFRALHEKDNNRMSRGKFFLIALVCSFSWYLVPGYLFTTLSIISWICWIYPKSIRAQQIGSGFRGLGVGAFTLDWSVISSYLGSPLISPFFAIVNITVGYIIIMYVIIPISYWKLNLYNARNFAIFSSHLFDSDGQIYNVKGIVNDRFQIDMPAYEKQGFINLSVFFALTYGLGFAAVVSTLTHVALFNGRDIYERYQSSYSGKIDIHTKLMRKYRDIPSWWFHILLVVSLVLSLALCIFMKDEVQMPWWGLIFAAGIALIFTLPISIITATTNVTPGLNIITEYVMGLILPGYPIANVCFKTYGYISMAQAISFLSDFKLGHYMKIPPISMFLVQCVGTVVAGTVNIGTAWWLLTTVKNICNTELLPDTSPWTCPGDSVFFNASVIWGLVGPKRIFGSRGLYGGLNWFFLVGALGPVIVWLFHRAFPRQKWIAYINLPVLFGSTAVMPPATTVNFNSWIVVGIVFNYFVFRYRKKWWQRYNYVLSAALDAGVAFMGVLIYICLTINEVSISWWGTQDYDHCKLSTCPTSKSIELGHACVFP; from the exons ATGGGCACCCAGGTCACCACCCTAGAAGTGGAGGCCGCTGCTAAAACTAAGCTCGATGAGAGTGAGAACGACGATGACGTGTCATCAGTTGAGCAGGTCCGACTGACGGTCTCCAACGAGGACGACAGTTCCCTCCCCGTATGGACGTTCCGGATGTGGACTATAGGCATGCTCTCGTGCATTCTACTCTCATTCCTCAACACCTTCTTCTCTTACCGCACGGAGCCGCTTGTGATATCGATGATCTCCGTGCAGGTGGCGAGTCTGCCGATCGGACGGTTCATGGCTAGGACGCTGCCGAGGAGAAAGGTTTGGATTCGTGGGAAGTCATACTCGTTGAACCCGGGGGAATTTAACGTAAAAGAGCACGTGCTGATTTCAATATTTGCAAACGCCGGAGCCGGGTTTGGTAGCGGACCGGCGTATGCGGTTAATATTGTGACTATAATCAAAGCGTTTTACGGTAGGAAGATATCCTTCTTTGCAAGTTGGGCACTTGTGATTACCACACAG GTATTGGGGTATGGGTGGGCTGGTATTATCAGAAAGTACGTGGTTGATCCGGGGGCGATGTGGTGGCCTAGCAGTCTCGTTCAGGTTTCTTTGTTCAG GGCTCTGCATGAGAAAGACAACAATCGAATGTCGAGAGGGAAATTCTTTTTGATAGCACTGGTGTGCAGCTTCTCTTGGTACCTAGTGCCGGGCTACCTCTTCACAACTCTCTCAATAATTTCATGGATCTGTTGGATTTACCCCAAGTCCATAAGAGCTCAGCAAATTGGCTCAGGCTTCCGTGGGCTTGGCGTTGGGGCATTTACCCTAGATTGGTCGGTCATATCCTCTTACTTGGGGAGCCCTTTGATCAGCCCCTTCTTTGCCATTGTCAATATCACCGTCGGATACATCATCATCATGTACGTCATCATTCCAATTTCATACTGGAAACTCAACTTGTACAATGCAAGGAATTTTGCAATCTTCTCTTCGCACTTGTTTGATTCCGACGGCCAAATATATAATGTCAAAGGCATTGTGAATGACCGGTTTCAGATTGACATGCCTGCCTATGAAAAACAAGGATTCATAAACTTGAGTGTATTTTTTGCCCTAACATATGGCCTTGGTTTTGCTGCTGTTGTATCGACCCTCACTCATGTGGCTCTCTTCAATGGAAG GGACATATATGAACGATACCAATCGTCATATAGTGGAAAGATAGATATACACACCAAATTAATGAGGAAATACAGGGACATACCCAGCTGGTGGTTTCATATTTTGCTTGTGGTGTCGTTGGTACTTTCTCTAGCATTGTGCATTTTCATGAAAGATGAGGTGCAAATGCCATGGTGGGGACTCATTTTTGCTGCAGGAATTGCATTGATTTTCACCCTTCCAATCAGCATAATAACTGCCACAACAAATGTG aCACCGGGACTAAACATCATCACGGAGTACGTCATGGGTTTGATATTGCCTGGCTATCCTATAGCCAATGTATGCTTCAAAACATATGGATACATAAGTATGGCACAGGCAATTTCATTTTTGAGTGATTTTAAGTTAGGCCATTACATGAAGATTCCGCCCATATCCATGTTCTTAGTTCag TGCGTAGGAACTGTAGTAGCCGGAACCGTCAATATTGGGACAGCATGGTGGCTTCTAACTACAGTGAAAAATATTTGCAATACTGAATTACTCCCTGACACTAGTCCTTGGACTTGTCCTGGTGATAGTGTCTTCTTCAATGCATCTGTGATTTGGGGTCTGGTTGGACCGAAACGAATCTTCGGTTCCCGCGGACTCTACGGAGGACTCAACTGGTTCTTTCTGGTAGGTGCACTCGGACCTGTCATAGTATGGTTGTTTCACAGAGCTTTCCCCAGGCAGAAATGGATCGCCTACATCAACCTTCCAGTGCTTTTCGGATCAACCGCGGTGATGCCACCAGCTACAACTGTGAACTTTAACAGCTGGATTGTGGTCGGAATCGTTTTCAATTACTTTGTTTTCAGATACAGAAAGAAGTGGTGGCAGAGGTACAATTATGTTCTTTCTGCTGCCCTAGATGCTGGAGTGGCTTTTATGGGGGTGCTTATATACATATGTTTAACCATAAACGAGGTAAGCATTTCTTGGTGGGGTACACAAGACTATGACCACTGTAAATTGTCTACTTGTCCAACATCTAAGAGCATAGAACTTGGTCATGCTTGTGTATTCCCTTAA
- the LOC103402023 gene encoding serine hydroxymethyltransferase, mitochondrial produces MALLRLSSSINKKLPFQPFFNGGTIYHMSSLASQAAQDKGKARTTWIKQLNEPLEAVDSEIADIIELEKARQWKGLELIPSENFTSLSVMQAVGSVMTNKYSEGYPGARYYGGNEYIDMAESLCQKRALEAFQLDPAKWGVNVQPLSGSPANFQAYTALLKPHERIMALDLPHGGHLSHGYQTDTKKISAVSIFFETMPYRLNESTGYIDYDQMEKSATLFRPKLIVAGASAYARLYDYERIRKVCDKQKAILLADMAHISGLVAADVIPSPFEYADIVTTTTHKSLRGPRGAMIFFRKGVKHINKQGQEVMYDYEDKINQAVFPGLQGGPHNHTIAGLAVALKQVKTPEYKAYQEQVLSNCSKFAESLLEKGYDLVSGGTENHLVLVNLRDKGIDGSRVEKVLESAHIAANKNTVPGDVSAMVPGGIRMGTPALTSRGFLEEDFVKVAEYFDAAVKLALKIKAAAKGTKLKDFVAVLESDGEVQSEITKLRHEVEQYAKQFPTIGFEKETMRYRE; encoded by the exons ATGGCGCTTCTCAGGCTCTCGAGCTCCATCAACAAGAAGCTGCCCTTTCAACCTTTCTTCAATGGCGGCACCATATACCACATG TCCTCTCTGGCCAGCCAGGCTGCTCAAGACAAAGGGAAAGCTCGCACCACT TGGATTAAGCAGTTGAATGAGCCGCTTGAGGCTGTCGATTCTGAGATTGCCGATATCATCGAGCTCGAAAAAGCTCGGCAATGGAAG GGGCTTGAGCTTATACCATCAGAAAATTTCACGTCACTTTCGGTGATGCAAGCTGTTGGGTCCGTCATGACCAACAAGTACAGTGAAGGGTATCCTGGTGCTAGATACTATGGAGGAAATGA ATACATCGACATGGCTGAGTCCCTGTGTCAAAAACGTGCATTAGAAGCCTTCCAGTTAGATCCTGCAAAATGGGGAG TGAATGTGCAGCCACTATCTGGATCCCCTGCAAACTTCCAAGCTTATACTGCATTGTTGAAACCTCATGAAAGAATCATGGCACTTGATCTACCTCACGGCGGACATCTTTCTCATGGTTATCAG ACTGACACCAAAAAGATATCTGCTGTGTCGATATTTTTTGAGACAATGCCATACAGATTGAATGAGAGCACTGGCTACATTGATTATGATCAG ATGGAGAAAAGTGCCACACTTTTCAGGCCAAAGCTAATAGTTGCTGGTGCAAGTGCTTATGCACGCCTGTACGATTATGAGCGTATCCGCAAG GTCTGTGATAAGCAGAAAGCAATTCTGTTGGCTGATATGGCACACATCAGTGGATTGGTTGCTGCCGATGTTATTCCATCTCCTTTTGAGTATGCAGATATTGTTACAACCACAACTCATAAGTCACTTCGTGGACCTCGTGGGGCTATGATCTTCTTCAGGAAGGGTGTCAAGCATATAAACAAGCAAGGGCAAGAA GTTATGTATGATTATGAAGACAAAATCAATCAGGCTGTCTTTCCTGGACTCCAGGGTGGTCCGCACAACCACACCATAGCAGGGCTAGCAGTTGCACTGAAGCAG GTCAAAACTCCGGAGTACAAAGCTTATCAGGAACAAGTTCTCAGTAATTGCTCAAAATTTGCAGAG AGCTTGCTAGAGAAGGGCTATGATCTTGTTTCCGGTGGAACAGAGAACCATTTAGTGTTGGTGAATTTAAGAGACAAG GGCATTGATGGCTCTAGAGTTGAAAAAGTTTTGGAATCAGCACATATTGCAGCAAATAAAAATACTGTTCCTGGGGACGTGTCTGCCATGGTCCCTGGTGGCATACGCATGG GAACCCCAGCTCTTACGTCTAGGGGGTTTTTGGAGGAGGATTTTGTGAAAGTAGCTGAGTATTTTGATGCAGCTGTAAAGTTGGCCTTGAAGATCAAGGCTGCTGCCAAAG GTACGAAGTTGAAGGATTTCGTGGCAGTTCTGGAATCAGACGGTGAAGTTCAGTCTGAGATTACAAAGCTTCGCCACGAGGTTGAGCAGTACGCTAAACAGTTTCCAACCATTGGATTCGAGAAAGAAACAATGAGATACAGAGAATAA
- the LOC103402070 gene encoding disease resistance protein RPM1-like, whose translation MASPPTGFLIGKIVSFVESKVSLLEGVHDELEDLGLELLTMKAFLADAERKGEALSEVEKTWVANVSKQVEDLLSTMIQELFRATMQAIPLDFSNMSYVHLVEVLVDYLEPKRYLIVLDDVWDINLWRQINVALPNGTHGSRVMLTTRNEGIASFSFRVGSRMHHVQPLTDDEAWDLFSMKAFSSWDDSSCPTEFKLIAGDLVRKCQGLPLGIVALGALMSTKRFVPEWTKVYNSLNWELSNNPTLEVVKSILLLSFNDLSYQLNNCFLYFCIFPEDYVVQCKRLIRL comes from the exons aTGGCTTCACCTCCAACAGGTTTTTTGATTGGAAAAATTGTATCATTTGTTGAAAGTAAAGTGTCTCTGTTAGAAGGAGTTCATGACGAACTTGAAGATCTCGGGCTTGAGTTGCTGACCATGAAAGCGTTCTTGGCGGATGCAGAAAGGAAGGGAGAAGCTCTTTCTGAAGTAGAGAAAACATGGGTGGCAAATGTAAG CAAACAAGTTGAAGATCTACTAAGTACCATGATCCAAGAACTTTTTAGAGCAACAATGCAAGCTATTCCTCTAGACTTTAGCAATATGAGCTATGTACATTTGGTAGAAGTGCTCGTCGACTATTTGGAGCCAAAGCGTTATTTGATTgtcttagatgatgtgtgggaTATAAATCTTTGGAGACAAATAAATGTAGCACTTCCAAATGGAACACATGGAAGTCGAGTCATGCTTACAACTCGGAATGAAGGCATTGCTTCTTTTTCATTTCGAGTTGGAAGTCGCATGCACCATGTTCAGCCTCTTACTGACGATGAGGCTTGGGATCTTTTTTCCATGAAAGCTTTCTCTAGCTGGGATGACAGTAGTTGTCCAACAGAATTTAAACTCATAGCCGGGGATCTTGTTAGAAAATGCCAAGGCCTACCTCTAGGAATTGTAGCTTTGGGTGCTCTCATGTCAACTAAAAGATTTGTTCCCGAGTGGACGAAAGTATATAATAGCTTGAATTGGGAGCTAAGCAACAACCCCACACTTGAAGTAGTGAAGAGCATCTTATTACTAAGCTTCAATGATTTATCATATCAACTCAATAATTGCTTCTTATATTTTTGCATTTTCCCAGAAGATTATGTAGTTCAATGTAAGAGGCTTATCAGATTGTGA